The Candidatus Nanohalovita haloferacivicina genome has a window encoding:
- a CDS encoding Vms1/Ankzf1 family peptidyl-tRNA hydrolase: MWPFSSGKDKDKEIERLEEKVEKLQEDEDRWRKRFEAEKERRSKLSKEKQEAEERANRLKDKIEGLKSDTEKDDSSESSDSKGRRDLDFEEARRVISKISSVASSEDDLVTVYSEGDRENIDDVRGLKNSISGEQFKSIDESGLYFFDEDEVFDLFLDVRPFFDSKWFSGESFSVGELEDFVGKEKIWVKVSAGNSKVFRESDGELELLEHVKDRVDRQHSSGGFSQSRFERKRDEQIQGHVKNVDIAIPDEGEVFLVGEKDLCRDLPGQYLGGFDPNKSDLEALYGFGVMRNL; encoded by the coding sequence ATGTGGCCCTTCAGCTCAGGAAAAGACAAGGATAAAGAAATTGAAAGACTGGAAGAAAAAGTCGAAAAACTTCAGGAGGACGAGGATAGATGGAGAAAAAGATTCGAGGCCGAGAAAGAACGCAGAAGCAAGCTTTCAAAAGAAAAACAGGAAGCTGAAGAGCGTGCTAATAGATTAAAGGATAAAATTGAGGGCCTGAAATCAGATACTGAGAAAGATGATTCTTCGGAGAGCTCTGATTCCAAGGGTAGAAGAGATCTTGATTTTGAGGAGGCCCGCAGAGTTATCAGTAAAATTTCTTCAGTAGCATCTTCAGAAGATGATCTCGTAACTGTTTATTCTGAAGGCGATAGAGAGAATATTGATGATGTTAGAGGCCTTAAGAACTCTATTTCCGGTGAGCAGTTCAAGAGTATTGATGAGTCCGGGCTCTATTTTTTTGATGAGGATGAGGTCTTTGATCTTTTCCTGGATGTAAGGCCTTTCTTTGATTCTAAGTGGTTCTCCGGTGAGAGTTTCTCGGTTGGAGAGCTTGAGGATTTTGTTGGTAAGGAGAAGATCTGGGTGAAGGTTTCGGCCGGTAACTCGAAGGTTTTCCGTGAGTCAGATGGCGAGCTTGAGTTGCTAGAGCATGTTAAGGATCGTGTTGATCGCCAGCATTCTAGCGGTGGTTTTTCCCAGAGCCGTTTTGAGAGGAAGCGTGATGAGCAGATTCAGGGCCACGTGAAGAATGTTGATATTGCGATTCCTGATGAAGGAGAGGTCTTCCTTGTGGGTGAGAAAGACTTGTGCAGAGACTTGCCCGGCCAGTATCTTGGCGGTTTTGATCCTAACAAGTCTGATCTTGAGGCCCTTTACGGTTTTGGCGTTATGAGAAATCTCTAG
- a CDS encoding translation initiation factor IF-2 subunit beta: protein MDYDDLLEKGQSQVDEEQGSGERFEMPEVKSRKKGSNTAIENFSEIADKLGREEKHLSKHIQSELGTSGHIDGKELVLNGEFRRGHVQSKVEDYANDYVICPECNRPDTRLTKEKGVEIMKCQACGARTVVE, encoded by the coding sequence ATGGATTATGATGATTTACTTGAGAAGGGCCAGAGTCAGGTTGATGAGGAGCAGGGCTCGGGCGAAAGATTTGAGATGCCTGAGGTTAAAAGCAGGAAGAAAGGATCGAATACAGCGATTGAAAACTTTTCTGAAATAGCTGACAAGCTTGGAAGAGAGGAGAAACATCTTTCAAAGCATATTCAGAGTGAGCTAGGAACTTCAGGCCATATCGATGGCAAGGAGCTTGTACTTAATGGAGAGTTCCGCAGAGGCCACGTACAGTCCAAGGTTGAGGACTACGCTAATGATTATGTGATCTGTCCGGAGTGTAACAGGCCGGATACCAGGCTTACAAAGGAGAAAGGCGTTGAGATCATGAAGTGTCAGGCCTGTGGCGCTCGAACAGTTGTAGAGTAG
- a CDS encoding OB-fold nucleic acid binding domain-containing protein, with translation MPEMTVEELKADSDDVEITGTIKKLPTPRAVSTQYGQKRITTVVFEDETGEIDLTLWEEEIDAIEEGAEVQINGGYVREWADDLQLNIGRDGNIEQV, from the coding sequence ATGCCCGAAATGACTGTTGAGGAACTAAAAGCGGATTCAGATGACGTTGAAATCACAGGAACGATCAAAAAACTTCCAACACCTAGAGCAGTATCTACACAGTACGGCCAGAAGAGGATTACGACAGTAGTCTTCGAAGATGAGACAGGAGAAATCGACCTGACGCTCTGGGAAGAAGAAATCGATGCAATTGAGGAAGGCGCAGAAGTTCAGATCAACGGCGGATACGTCCGCGAATGGGCTGACGACCTCCAACTCAACATCGGAAGAGACGGCAACATCGAGCAGGTATAA
- a CDS encoding 4a-hydroxytetrahydrobiopterin dehydratase, with translation MSDKLDDSEINERLEDLQIWGIEAEKLVCRVEFDGYRDAVFFANSVFSLAEEEFHHPSVKVEYGAVEIDLWSHDVEGLTERDFQLAKRIEGKVGNIDWD, from the coding sequence ATGTCTGATAAACTTGATGATTCCGAGATTAATGAAAGGCTTGAAGATCTCCAGATCTGGGGTATTGAGGCCGAGAAGCTTGTTTGCCGTGTAGAGTTTGATGGTTATCGTGATGCTGTTTTCTTTGCGAACAGTGTTTTCTCGCTTGCTGAGGAAGAGTTCCATCATCCGTCTGTAAAAGTTGAGTACGGCGCCGTGGAGATTGATCTGTGGAGTCACGATGTTGAGGGCCTTACTGAGAGAGATTTCCAGCTTGCTAAGAGAATTGAGGGGAAAGTAGGGAATATTGACTGGGATTAG
- a CDS encoding endonuclease III domain-containing protein has protein sequence MDEEEKIRELNRRLKERYGEPPEPPELSAVDYLIETILSQNTNDINRDKAYKNLTEKYDTYEEIENGDYEELVDTIRIAGLGPTKAERIQESLRIVREDQGEYSLEFLRDMSVDDAKDWLTQIPGVGPKTAAIILCFYFRMPVFPVDTHVHRISKRLGLIPRNAGRKKAHNILEKKVPDDIKYELHRLMIEYGRDTASARNPDCENCIWPEECDYYQEVYKGSMDPEEF, from the coding sequence ATGGATGAGGAAGAGAAGATTCGGGAGTTGAACAGAAGGTTGAAAGAGCGTTACGGCGAGCCACCTGAGCCTCCCGAGTTGAGCGCTGTTGACTATCTTATTGAGACAATTCTTTCTCAGAACACTAACGATATTAACCGTGACAAGGCCTACAAGAACCTGACAGAGAAATACGATACCTACGAGGAGATTGAGAACGGCGATTACGAGGAACTTGTTGATACTATCAGGATTGCCGGGCTTGGACCTACCAAGGCCGAGAGAATTCAGGAATCCTTGAGAATTGTACGCGAAGATCAGGGCGAGTACAGCCTTGAGTTCCTTAGAGATATGAGTGTTGACGATGCGAAGGACTGGCTGACTCAGATTCCTGGTGTCGGGCCTAAGACCGCTGCAATCATTCTGTGTTTCTATTTCAGGATGCCGGTTTTCCCTGTTGACACTCACGTTCACAGGATTTCGAAGAGGCTAGGCCTTATTCCTCGGAATGCTGGTAGAAAGAAGGCTCACAACATTTTGGAGAAGAAGGTGCCTGATGATATCAAGTATGAGCTTCATCGTTTGATGATTGAGTACGGCCGCGATACTGCTTCTGCCAGGAATCCTGACTGCGAGAACTGTATATGGCCTGAGGAGTGCGATTACTATCAGGAGGTTTACAAGGGCAGCATGGATCCTGAAGAATTCTGA
- a CDS encoding OB-fold nucleic acid binding domain-containing protein produces MPQQKRQTAKLTNTEELNSGKYFQKEGFTPNYLLTPQGRRLSRARLVATVVDTFTNEDETYGSITLDDGLDTTQVKFFNDIDDVSEFEEGDIVEAIGKVREYQGQIYMDAEVLKDVAVEKELLHQLRYRKTMEEWSQIRDTVKQLKESGKDQEDIEKEMAGKLDEDEVDSLLQSFGESFSVSETQEDIENLEKDVLDAVENLDEGEGADYADIVDEIDEPEDKLEDTINGLLSDGTCYEPKPGKIKKL; encoded by the coding sequence ATGCCTCAACAGAAAAGACAGACAGCAAAACTAACCAACACGGAAGAACTGAATTCAGGCAAATACTTTCAGAAAGAAGGATTCACACCGAACTACCTTCTAACACCGCAGGGCCGTAGACTTTCAAGAGCCCGGCTAGTGGCAACTGTAGTCGATACTTTCACAAACGAAGACGAAACCTACGGATCAATCACACTAGACGACGGCCTAGATACTACACAGGTCAAATTCTTCAACGACATTGACGACGTATCCGAATTCGAAGAAGGAGACATCGTTGAGGCAATCGGAAAAGTCAGAGAATACCAGGGCCAGATCTACATGGACGCAGAAGTACTCAAAGACGTAGCTGTAGAAAAAGAACTACTACACCAGCTCCGATACCGCAAAACAATGGAAGAATGGAGCCAGATCAGAGACACAGTTAAGCAGCTCAAAGAATCCGGCAAGGATCAGGAAGACATCGAGAAAGAAATGGCTGGCAAACTGGACGAAGACGAAGTAGACTCTCTACTACAGAGCTTCGGCGAAAGCTTCTCAGTATCAGAAACTCAGGAAGACATCGAAAACCTGGAGAAAGACGTACTGGATGCAGTAGAAAATCTGGACGAAGGAGAAGGCGCCGACTACGCAGACATTGTCGACGAAATCGACGAACCGGAAGACAAACTAGAAGACACAATCAACGGCCTACTCAGCGACGGAACCTGCTACGAACCAAAACCAGGCAAAATCAAGAAGCTGTAA
- a CDS encoding cytidine deaminase — translation MDLPEQLSEQQVERLIEEAEEVRKNTFSTFTDSSVGAAILTDSGNIYTGCYYESVIQGLGTCAERNAVGNAVSNADYSFQAVAVVGEQEKPITPCGACRQILAEFSEVAEHDITIIMRGQNGETKIEKISEMIPESFGAGEAGADLSEYR, via the coding sequence ATGGATCTGCCGGAACAACTATCAGAACAACAAGTAGAGAGACTTATCGAAGAGGCCGAAGAAGTCAGGAAAAATACTTTCTCCACCTTCACAGACAGCTCCGTAGGCGCAGCTATTCTAACAGATTCAGGAAATATCTATACTGGCTGCTACTATGAAAGTGTTATTCAGGGCCTCGGCACCTGCGCTGAGAGAAATGCCGTAGGAAATGCCGTATCAAACGCAGATTACTCATTCCAGGCCGTTGCCGTAGTAGGAGAGCAGGAGAAACCTATAACGCCCTGTGGGGCATGCAGACAGATACTTGCAGAATTCTCCGAAGTAGCCGAACACGATATAACCATAATTATGAGAGGCCAGAACGGTGAAACAAAGATAGAAAAAATAAGCGAAATGATTCCAGAAAGCTTTGGCGCAGGAGAAGCAGGCGCAGATCTAAGCGAATACCGCTAA
- a CDS encoding minichromosome maintenance protein MCM, giving the protein MEYGEAVNEFEEFFSEKYYKKVATAVQDGKDSIVVDFEDMDIFNFELSDYLRENPVSAIDAAEEGLEGHDQVSEDSLNVRFVNMPEEDYVFLRNLRSKHIGKFIPVEGMIKRASQVKPEVVSAIFECTQCGDRYEKEQDSSQLKSPYKCDCGSRKFEVEEKVMTDTQIITVEENPESREGSEQPSSLQVRLEGDLVDPDFQKRVVPGNVVEITGIMRERPVKKNSKKFDIYMEANYLDPTEQEFEELELSREEIEEIEELSNEDEIFEKIARSIAPSIFGHHQIKKAIALQLFGGVKKSRDDGVKSRGDIHVLLIGEPGTGKSQLLKFTGELSPKGRYVVGKSSTGAGLTASVVKEESTGEFSLEAGAVVLANKGMAAIDEIDKMAAEDRSSLHEAMEQQQISVSKANIQATLNAETSILAAGNPKMGRFDPYEPIPQQINIGDTLLSRFDFIFPVKDEPDEEKDTKLSRQVLQNHLDPEETDAEIPQDLLRRYVAHAKKKRPQLTQEAADEIQDFYVSMRSTGSGEDNSSVPITARQLEALVRVAEASARAELKDKVEVSDAQRAIDILKYSLEQIGVDPETGEFDIDRIESGVSSSQRNRVQTIKHIIDKVSGSDDSAAIEDVLDEAEEEGIGRDKAEEVIENLKRDGELFEPKQGQVQKI; this is encoded by the coding sequence ATGGAGTACGGGGAGGCGGTCAACGAGTTCGAGGAATTTTTCTCTGAGAAATACTACAAGAAGGTCGCTACAGCCGTACAAGACGGAAAAGATTCTATAGTAGTCGACTTCGAAGACATGGACATATTCAACTTCGAACTAAGCGACTACCTGAGAGAAAACCCGGTATCAGCAATAGACGCAGCAGAAGAAGGCCTCGAAGGCCACGACCAGGTATCCGAAGACAGCCTCAACGTCAGATTCGTCAACATGCCGGAAGAAGACTACGTATTCCTGAGAAACCTCCGATCCAAACACATCGGAAAATTCATACCTGTAGAAGGCATGATCAAAAGGGCCTCACAGGTAAAACCGGAAGTTGTATCCGCAATCTTCGAATGCACACAGTGCGGAGACCGATACGAAAAAGAACAGGACTCCTCACAACTCAAAAGCCCATACAAATGTGACTGCGGATCAAGAAAGTTCGAAGTCGAAGAAAAAGTCATGACCGACACACAGATAATCACTGTAGAGGAAAACCCTGAATCCAGAGAAGGGTCAGAACAACCATCCTCACTACAGGTCAGACTCGAAGGGGATCTAGTAGACCCAGACTTCCAGAAAAGAGTAGTACCAGGTAACGTCGTAGAAATAACGGGAATAATGCGAGAAAGGCCTGTCAAAAAGAACTCGAAAAAGTTCGACATCTACATGGAGGCCAACTACCTCGACCCAACAGAACAGGAATTCGAAGAACTGGAACTTTCAAGGGAGGAAATAGAGGAAATAGAAGAACTCTCAAACGAAGACGAAATATTCGAAAAAATAGCAAGAAGCATCGCACCGTCAATCTTCGGCCACCACCAGATCAAAAAGGCCATCGCACTCCAGCTATTCGGAGGAGTCAAAAAATCAAGAGACGACGGAGTAAAAAGCAGAGGAGACATCCACGTACTACTAATAGGAGAACCAGGAACAGGTAAGTCTCAGTTACTGAAATTCACAGGAGAACTAAGTCCAAAAGGCCGCTACGTAGTAGGAAAAAGCTCTACAGGCGCAGGCCTTACAGCGTCCGTAGTAAAAGAAGAATCTACAGGAGAATTCAGCCTAGAAGCAGGAGCAGTAGTCCTAGCGAATAAAGGTATGGCCGCAATCGACGAAATCGACAAGATGGCCGCAGAAGACCGTTCCTCGCTGCACGAAGCAATGGAACAACAACAGATCTCGGTATCCAAGGCAAATATCCAGGCCACACTTAACGCAGAAACATCTATCCTCGCAGCAGGAAACCCGAAGATGGGAAGATTCGACCCATACGAACCAATTCCACAGCAGATTAACATCGGAGACACACTTCTCTCAAGATTCGACTTCATCTTCCCGGTCAAAGACGAACCGGACGAAGAAAAAGACACCAAGTTATCTAGGCAGGTACTGCAAAACCACCTGGACCCAGAGGAAACAGATGCAGAAATTCCACAGGACTTGCTCAGAAGATACGTCGCACACGCCAAAAAGAAAAGGCCTCAGCTAACACAGGAGGCAGCAGATGAAATACAGGACTTCTACGTAAGCATGCGTTCAACAGGCAGTGGAGAAGACAACAGCAGCGTACCAATCACCGCAAGACAACTAGAGGCCTTGGTTAGAGTAGCAGAGGCCTCAGCAAGAGCAGAACTAAAGGATAAAGTGGAGGTCAGCGATGCACAGAGAGCGATTGACATCCTCAAGTACTCACTGGAACAGATCGGAGTCGATCCGGAAACTGGAGAGTTTGATATTGACAGAATCGAATCCGGGGTTTCCAGCAGCCAGAGAAACAGGGTGCAGACAATCAAGCACATAATTGACAAGGTCTCAGGATCTGATGATTCGGCAGCTATAGAGGATGTACTTGACGAGGCCGAGGAAGAGGGAATTGGTCGAGATAAAGCTGAAGAAGTGATTGAAAATCTGAAGCGTGACGGCGAGCTTTTCGAGCCGAAACAGGGCCAGGTCCAGAAGATTTAG